A portion of the Burkholderia pseudomultivorans genome contains these proteins:
- a CDS encoding peroxiredoxin encodes MSLRLGDIAPDFEQESSLGPIKFHEWLGNSWGVLFSHPADYTPVCTTELGLTAKLKGEFEKRNVKVIALSVDGVDSHKGWINDINETQSTVVGFPIIADADRKVSQLYDMIHPNANETLTVRSLFVIDPNKKVRLIITYPASTGRNFDEVLRVIDSLQLTDNYKVATPGNWKDGDDVVIVPSLQDPEELKQRFPKGFNAVRPYLRLTPQPNK; translated from the coding sequence ATGAGTCTGCGTCTTGGCGACATCGCACCGGATTTCGAGCAGGAATCGAGCCTGGGCCCGATCAAGTTTCACGAGTGGCTCGGCAACAGCTGGGGCGTGCTGTTCTCCCATCCGGCCGACTACACGCCGGTGTGCACGACGGAACTCGGGCTGACCGCGAAGCTGAAGGGCGAATTCGAGAAGCGCAACGTGAAGGTGATCGCGCTGTCGGTCGACGGCGTCGATTCGCACAAGGGCTGGATCAACGACATCAACGAAACGCAGTCGACGGTCGTCGGTTTCCCGATCATCGCCGATGCGGATCGCAAGGTCTCGCAACTGTATGACATGATCCACCCGAACGCGAACGAAACGCTGACGGTGCGCTCGCTGTTCGTGATCGATCCGAACAAGAAGGTGCGGCTCATCATCACCTACCCGGCCAGCACGGGGCGCAACTTCGACGAAGTGCTGCGCGTGATCGACTCGCTGCAGCTCACCGACAACTACAAGGTCGCGACGCCCGGCAACTGGAAGGATGGCGACGATGTCGTGATCGTGCCGTCGCTGCAGGATCCGGAGGAACTGAAGCAGCGCTTCCCGAAGGGCTTCAACGCGGTGCGTCCGTACCTGCGCCTCACGCCGCAGCCGAACAAGTAA
- a CDS encoding acyl-CoA dehydrogenase, producing MSAATFHWDDPLLLDQQLTEEERMVRDAAHAYAQDKLAPRVTEAFRHERTDAEIFREMGELGLLGPTIPEQYGGPGLNYVSYGLIAREVERVDSGYRSMMSVQSSLVMVPIFEFGSDAQKQKYLPKLATGEWIGCFGLTEPNHGSDPGSMVTRAKKVAGGYSLSGAKMWITNSPIADVFVVWAKLEEDGKDTIRGFILEKGWKGLSAPAIHGKVGLRASITGEIVLDEVFVPDENLMPNVSGLRGPFTCLNSARYGIAWGALGAAESCWHTARQYVLDRKQFGRPLAANQLIQKKLADMQTEITLGLQGVLRLGRMKDEGTAAVEITSIMKRNSCGKALDIARLARDMLGGNGISDEFGVARHLVNLEVVNTYEGTHDIHALILGRAQTGIQAFF from the coding sequence ATGAGCGCTGCAACTTTTCATTGGGACGATCCGCTGCTGCTCGACCAGCAACTGACCGAAGAAGAGCGGATGGTGCGCGACGCCGCGCACGCGTACGCGCAGGACAAGCTCGCGCCGCGCGTGACCGAGGCGTTCCGCCACGAGCGCACCGATGCGGAAATCTTCCGCGAGATGGGCGAGCTCGGCCTGCTCGGCCCGACGATTCCCGAGCAGTACGGCGGCCCCGGCCTCAACTACGTGAGCTACGGCCTGATCGCGCGCGAAGTCGAGCGCGTCGATTCCGGCTACCGCTCGATGATGTCGGTGCAGTCGTCGCTCGTGATGGTGCCGATCTTCGAATTCGGCTCGGACGCGCAGAAACAGAAATATCTGCCGAAGCTCGCGACCGGCGAGTGGATCGGCTGCTTCGGGCTGACCGAGCCGAACCACGGCTCCGATCCGGGCAGCATGGTCACGCGCGCGAAGAAAGTGGCCGGCGGCTACTCGCTGTCCGGCGCGAAGATGTGGATCACCAACTCGCCGATCGCCGACGTGTTCGTCGTGTGGGCGAAACTCGAGGAAGACGGCAAGGACACGATCCGCGGCTTCATCCTCGAGAAGGGCTGGAAGGGCCTGTCGGCGCCGGCGATCCACGGCAAGGTCGGGCTGCGCGCGTCGATCACCGGCGAGATCGTGCTCGACGAGGTGTTCGTGCCCGACGAGAACCTGATGCCGAACGTGAGCGGCCTGCGCGGCCCATTCACGTGCCTGAACTCGGCGCGCTACGGGATTGCATGGGGCGCGCTCGGCGCCGCCGAGTCGTGCTGGCACACCGCGCGCCAGTACGTGCTCGACCGCAAGCAGTTCGGCCGGCCGCTCGCCGCGAACCAGCTGATCCAGAAGAAGCTCGCCGACATGCAGACCGAGATCACGCTCGGCCTGCAGGGCGTGTTGCGACTCGGCCGGATGAAGGACGAAGGCACGGCGGCCGTCGAGATCACGTCGATCATGAAGCGCAATTCGTGCGGCAAGGCGCTCGACATCGCGCGGCTCGCGCGCGACATGCTCGGCGGCAACGGCATCTCGGACGAATTCGGCGTCGCGCGTCACCTCGTGAACCTCGAGGTGGTCAACACGTACGAAGGCACGCACGACATCCACGCGCTGATTCTCGGCCGCGCGCAGACCGGCATCCAGGCTTTCTTCTGA
- a CDS encoding IclR family transcriptional regulator, with protein sequence MTLSTIDETPIDERKFVVALARGLDLLRAFRPGETMLGNRDFAQRTGLPKATVNRLAYTLTVLGYLRYDETLGKYALDAGVLSLGYALLSGSGTLDLARPHMQALAREIGAAVSLGCRDGLDMIYLETIRSETALTLGLAPGSRLSMLTSSMGRAYLAVQPEDVRRALYAELHRAAGGAADADALVAAAQQAVAEFPASGCCYSFRAWHADVNAAAVPFREPREGRWLILSCSGPASSMDDDVFRTLVGPKLKALAQRLGQTA encoded by the coding sequence ATGACGCTTTCAACCATCGACGAAACCCCAATCGACGAACGCAAGTTCGTGGTCGCGCTTGCGCGCGGGCTCGACCTGCTGCGCGCATTCCGGCCCGGCGAGACGATGCTCGGCAACCGCGATTTCGCGCAGCGCACGGGTTTGCCGAAGGCGACGGTGAACCGGCTCGCCTATACGCTGACCGTGCTGGGCTATCTGCGCTACGACGAGACGCTCGGAAAGTATGCGCTGGACGCCGGCGTGCTGTCGCTCGGCTACGCGCTGCTGTCGGGCTCCGGCACGCTCGACCTCGCGCGACCGCACATGCAGGCGCTCGCGCGCGAGATCGGCGCGGCCGTGTCGCTCGGCTGCCGCGACGGCCTCGACATGATCTATCTGGAGACGATTCGCAGCGAGACCGCGCTGACGCTCGGGCTCGCGCCCGGCTCGCGGCTGTCGATGCTGACGAGTTCGATGGGGCGCGCGTACCTGGCCGTGCAGCCGGAGGATGTCCGGCGCGCGCTCTATGCGGAATTGCACCGGGCGGCCGGCGGCGCGGCCGACGCCGATGCGCTCGTCGCCGCTGCGCAGCAGGCGGTGGCCGAGTTTCCGGCGAGCGGCTGCTGCTATTCGTTCCGCGCGTGGCACGCGGACGTCAACGCGGCGGCCGTGCCGTTTCGCGAGCCGCGCGAAGGGCGCTGGCTGATCCTGAGCTGCAGCGGCCCGGCGTCGTCGATGGACGACGACGTGTTCCGCACGCTGGTCGGGCCAAAATTGAAGGCGCTCGCGCAGCGGCTCGGGCAGACGGCCTGA
- a CDS encoding EAL domain-containing protein: MIPPTIPELVARAGQLPYLREHLALAEGGTACARLPERVLGSAYEPIYDVTMPGAPQSTSFADAIERYGDELGFQAVTLVTGAPHDPVDSAIDDQTLVAIDRLSRALHAINFFGAQRHGLLFLRVHERLLKSVKYDHGKHFSSVLQRFGLSPERIVIELPAVAVAHKTFLGYLTRSYQHHGFKVADKLPDPGRILAVESEMARPDYIKMDAGIALRDGMVKALVAYAQRVRIPLIFDGVVDETQCELLRQHDVRFMQGPVFAKVVTV; the protein is encoded by the coding sequence ATGATTCCGCCTACCATTCCCGAGCTGGTCGCCCGTGCCGGGCAGCTGCCCTATCTGCGGGAACACCTCGCGCTTGCCGAAGGCGGCACCGCGTGTGCGCGCCTGCCCGAGCGCGTACTCGGCAGCGCGTACGAACCCATCTACGACGTGACGATGCCGGGCGCGCCGCAGTCGACGTCGTTCGCGGACGCGATCGAGCGCTACGGCGACGAGCTCGGCTTCCAGGCCGTCACGCTGGTGACGGGCGCGCCGCACGATCCGGTCGACTCCGCCATCGACGACCAGACGCTGGTCGCGATCGACCGCCTGTCGCGCGCGCTGCACGCGATCAACTTCTTCGGTGCGCAGCGCCACGGGCTGCTGTTCCTGCGCGTGCACGAACGGCTGCTCAAGAGCGTGAAATACGATCACGGCAAGCATTTCTCGTCGGTGCTGCAGCGCTTCGGGCTGTCGCCCGAGCGGATCGTGATCGAGCTGCCGGCGGTCGCGGTCGCGCACAAGACCTTCCTCGGCTACCTGACGCGCAGCTACCAGCATCACGGCTTCAAGGTCGCGGACAAGCTGCCCGACCCGGGGCGCATCCTCGCGGTCGAATCGGAGATGGCGCGGCCCGACTACATCAAGATGGATGCCGGCATCGCGCTGCGCGACGGGATGGTGAAGGCGCTCGTCGCGTATGCGCAGCGCGTGCGGATTCCGCTGATCTTCGACGGCGTCGTCGACGAGACGCAGTGCGAACTGCTGCGCCAGCACGACGTGCGGTTCATGCAGGGGCCGGTGTTCGCGAAGGTGGTGACGGTCTAG
- a CDS encoding FAD-dependent oxidoreductase: MSIDYQTLKFEYRPRAARGAGDDAAVHPVIVVGAGPVGLSAAIDLAQQGVPVVLLDDDDTLSTGSRAICFAKRTLEIFDRLGCGERFVDKGVSWHVGKVFLQDEQLYAFDLLPEQGHARPAFINLQQYYVEGYLAERAFELPNIDIRWKHKVTGVEQSAGHAVLTIETPEGVETLRAQYVIAADGSRSPLRAAMGLESRGRTFKDRFLIADVKMKAEFPTERWFWFDPPFHRNQSVLLHRQPDNVWRIDFQLGWDADPVAEKQPERVIPRVRALLGPDVEFELEWVSVYTFRCQRMDTFRHGRVLFAGDSAHGVSPFGARGANSGVQDADNLAWKLKLVLDGSAPDRLLDTYASEREFAADENIRNSTRSTDFITPKSPVSRVFRDATLKLARDCEFARKLVNSGRLSVPAVLADSPLNTPDRDTFAGAMRPGAAAADAPVRTPHGSGWLLQHLRGGFAGVLFGLPGDAAALAQAVADLALPVRPVLVVPAGHAQPAAGVEVVEVVEDIDGVAAQRYDAKPGTFYLLRPDQHVCARMRALDRRAIADALARATCAR; the protein is encoded by the coding sequence ATGAGCATCGACTACCAGACCCTGAAGTTCGAATACCGCCCGCGCGCGGCGCGCGGCGCCGGCGATGACGCGGCCGTCCATCCGGTGATCGTCGTCGGCGCGGGCCCGGTCGGCCTGTCGGCGGCGATCGACCTCGCGCAGCAGGGCGTGCCCGTCGTGCTGCTCGACGACGACGACACGCTGTCTACCGGCTCGCGCGCGATCTGCTTCGCGAAGCGCACGCTCGAGATCTTCGACCGGCTCGGCTGCGGCGAGCGCTTCGTCGACAAGGGCGTGAGCTGGCATGTCGGCAAGGTGTTCCTGCAGGACGAGCAGCTTTACGCCTTCGACCTGCTGCCGGAACAAGGGCATGCGCGTCCGGCGTTCATCAACCTGCAGCAGTACTACGTCGAAGGCTATCTGGCCGAGCGCGCGTTCGAGCTGCCGAACATCGACATCCGCTGGAAGCACAAGGTGACGGGCGTCGAGCAGTCGGCCGGGCATGCGGTGCTGACGATCGAGACGCCGGAAGGCGTCGAGACGCTGCGCGCGCAGTACGTGATCGCGGCCGACGGCTCGCGCAGCCCGCTGCGCGCGGCGATGGGCCTCGAAAGCCGCGGCCGCACGTTCAAGGATCGCTTCCTGATCGCCGACGTGAAGATGAAGGCGGAATTCCCGACCGAACGCTGGTTCTGGTTCGATCCGCCGTTCCACCGCAACCAGTCGGTGCTGCTGCATCGCCAGCCCGACAACGTGTGGCGCATCGACTTCCAGCTCGGCTGGGATGCCGATCCGGTCGCCGAGAAGCAGCCCGAGCGCGTGATTCCGCGCGTGCGCGCGCTGCTCGGGCCGGACGTCGAGTTCGAGCTCGAATGGGTCAGCGTCTATACGTTCCGTTGCCAGCGGATGGATACGTTCCGCCATGGCCGCGTGCTGTTCGCGGGCGACTCCGCGCACGGCGTGTCGCCGTTCGGCGCGCGCGGCGCGAACAGCGGCGTGCAGGACGCGGACAACCTCGCGTGGAAGCTGAAGCTCGTGCTCGACGGCAGCGCCCCCGACCGCCTGCTCGACACGTATGCGAGCGAGCGCGAGTTCGCGGCCGACGAGAACATCCGCAACTCGACACGCTCGACCGACTTCATCACGCCGAAGAGCCCCGTCTCGCGCGTGTTCCGCGACGCGACGCTGAAGCTCGCGCGCGACTGCGAGTTCGCGCGCAAGCTGGTGAACAGCGGCCGGCTGTCGGTGCCGGCGGTGCTCGCCGATTCGCCGCTGAACACACCCGATCGCGACACGTTCGCCGGCGCGATGCGGCCGGGCGCGGCGGCGGCCGATGCGCCGGTGCGCACGCCGCACGGCTCGGGCTGGCTGCTGCAGCATCTCCGCGGCGGCTTCGCCGGCGTGCTGTTCGGACTGCCGGGCGATGCGGCCGCGCTCGCGCAGGCGGTCGCGGATCTCGCGCTGCCGGTGCGGCCCGTGCTGGTCGTGCCGGCCGGGCATGCGCAGCCGGCGGCGGGCGTCGAGGTCGTCGAGGTCGTCGAGGATATCGACGGCGTAGCTGCACAGCGCTACGACGCGAAGCCCGGCACGTTCTACCTGTTGCGCCCCGACCAGCACGTGTGTGCGCGGATGCGCGCGCTCGATCGCCGCGCGATCGCCGATGCGCTGGCCCGCGCAACCTGCGCACGCTGA
- a CDS encoding DUF2783 domain-containing protein has protein sequence MPPLDTRPRLADPDAFYEALIDMHRDLSDSDSQLVNAKLILLLANQIGDLDVLREAMALARRGVTPPAHPAAEVTQ, from the coding sequence ATGCCCCCACTCGACACCCGCCCGCGTCTGGCCGATCCGGACGCATTCTACGAAGCGCTGATCGACATGCATCGCGACCTGTCCGACAGCGACAGCCAGCTCGTCAACGCGAAGCTGATCCTGCTGCTCGCGAACCAGATCGGCGATCTCGACGTGCTGCGCGAAGCGATGGCGCTCGCGCGCCGCGGCGTGACGCCGCCCGCGCATCCGGCCGCCGAGGTGACGCAATGA
- a CDS encoding MFS transporter — translation MSAAPSDARTLEVEHVIDDTHNPGFHWMLLVLCGLCLVIDGFDAQAMGYVAPSVIAEWGVPKQALGPVFSASLFGMLLGALGLSVLADRIGRRPVLIGATLFFALTMLATPFAGSIPVLMALRFVTGLGLGCIMPNAMALVGEFSPGAHRVKRMMIVSCGFTLGAAIGGFISAALIPALGWRAVFFVGGAVPLVLAIAMVARLPESLQFLVLKGRDARARDWLARFAPHAGIDANTRLVVRERATSGAPVAELFRHGRLPVTLLLWAISFMNLIDLYFLSNWLPTVMRDAGYAPSTAVIVGTVLQTGGVVGTLSLGWFIERYGFVRVLFACFACAAVSVGLIGSVAHALPWLLIVVFAGGFCVVGGQPAVNALAGQYYPTSLRSTGIGWSLGIGRIGSVLGPLVGGQLIALNWSNGALFHAAAVPVLCSALFVLGLAGVSRRLGEQAPSAA, via the coding sequence ATGAGTGCCGCGCCGAGCGATGCGCGCACGCTCGAAGTCGAGCATGTGATCGACGACACCCATAACCCGGGCTTTCACTGGATGCTGCTGGTGCTGTGCGGGCTGTGCCTCGTGATCGACGGCTTCGACGCGCAGGCGATGGGCTATGTCGCGCCGAGCGTGATCGCCGAATGGGGCGTGCCGAAGCAGGCGCTCGGCCCGGTGTTCAGCGCGAGCCTGTTCGGCATGCTGCTCGGTGCGCTCGGCCTGTCGGTGCTGGCCGACCGGATCGGGCGCCGCCCGGTGCTGATCGGCGCGACGCTGTTCTTCGCGCTGACGATGCTCGCGACGCCGTTCGCGGGCTCGATCCCGGTGCTGATGGCGTTGCGCTTCGTCACGGGGCTCGGCCTCGGCTGCATCATGCCGAACGCGATGGCGCTGGTCGGCGAGTTCAGCCCGGGCGCGCATCGCGTGAAGCGGATGATGATCGTGTCGTGCGGCTTCACGCTCGGCGCGGCGATCGGCGGCTTCATCAGCGCGGCGCTGATTCCGGCGCTCGGCTGGCGCGCGGTGTTCTTCGTCGGCGGCGCGGTGCCGCTGGTGCTCGCGATCGCGATGGTCGCGCGGCTTCCCGAGTCGCTGCAGTTCCTCGTGCTGAAAGGGCGCGACGCGCGGGCGCGCGACTGGCTCGCGCGCTTCGCGCCGCACGCGGGCATCGACGCGAACACGCGGCTCGTCGTGCGCGAGCGCGCAACGAGCGGCGCGCCGGTCGCCGAGCTGTTCCGCCATGGTCGCCTGCCCGTCACGCTGCTGCTGTGGGCGATCAGCTTCATGAACCTGATCGACCTGTACTTCCTGTCGAACTGGCTGCCGACCGTGATGCGCGATGCCGGTTATGCGCCGTCCACCGCGGTGATCGTCGGCACGGTGCTGCAGACGGGCGGCGTGGTCGGCACGCTGTCGCTCGGCTGGTTCATCGAGCGCTACGGCTTCGTGCGCGTGCTGTTCGCCTGCTTCGCGTGCGCGGCGGTGTCGGTCGGGCTGATCGGCTCGGTCGCGCACGCGCTGCCGTGGCTGCTGATCGTCGTGTTCGCGGGCGGGTTCTGCGTGGTCGGGGGGCAGCCGGCCGTCAACGCGCTCGCGGGCCAGTACTACCCGACCTCGCTGCGCTCGACGGGCATCGGCTGGAGCCTCGGCATCGGCCGCATCGGCTCGGTGCTGGGGCCGCTCGTCGGTGGGCAACTGATTGCACTCAACTGGTCGAACGGCGCGCTGTTTCATGCGGCCGCCGTGCCCGTGCTGTGCTCGGCGCTGTTCGTTCTCGGGCTCGCGGGTGTGTCGCGACGCCTCGGCGAACAGGCGCCGAGCGCCGCCTGA
- the hmgA gene encoding homogentisate 1,2-dioxygenase yields the protein MTLDLSKPASAGYLSGFANEFATEALPGALPHGRNSPQRAPYGLYAEQLSGTAFTAPRGHNRRSWLYRIRPAAVHRPFEPFAGPQRLVSEFGDSADVPPTPPNQLRWDPLPMPAEPTDFVEGWVTMAGNGSAAAMNGCAIHLYAANRSMQDRFFYSADGELLIVPQQGRLFIATEFGRLDVEPFEIAVIPRGVRFSVALPDGNARGYICENFGAQLRLPDLGPIGSNGLANPRDFLTPQAAYEDREGAFELVAKLNGRLWRADIGHSPLDVVAWHGNYAPYKYDLRLFNTIGSISFDHPDPSIFLVLHSQTDTPGVDAIDFVIFPPRWLAAEDTFRPPWFHRNVASEFMGLVHGAYDAKAEGFVPGGASLHNCMSGHGPDADTFEKASASDTSKPHKVDDTMAFMFETRTLIRPTRYALDTAQLQANYFECWQGIRKHFNPEQR from the coding sequence ATGACGCTTGACCTGTCGAAACCGGCGAGTGCCGGCTACCTGAGCGGTTTCGCGAACGAGTTCGCGACCGAGGCGTTGCCCGGCGCATTGCCGCACGGCCGCAACTCGCCGCAGCGCGCGCCGTACGGGCTCTATGCGGAGCAGCTGTCGGGCACCGCGTTTACCGCGCCGCGCGGCCATAACCGCCGCTCGTGGCTGTACCGGATCCGCCCGGCGGCCGTGCATCGGCCGTTCGAGCCGTTCGCGGGCCCGCAGCGGCTCGTGTCGGAATTCGGCGATTCGGCCGACGTGCCGCCGACGCCGCCGAACCAGCTGCGCTGGGATCCGCTGCCGATGCCGGCCGAGCCGACCGATTTCGTCGAAGGCTGGGTGACGATGGCCGGCAACGGCTCGGCGGCCGCGATGAACGGCTGCGCGATCCACCTGTACGCGGCGAACCGCTCGATGCAGGACCGCTTCTTCTACAGCGCCGACGGCGAGCTGCTGATCGTGCCGCAGCAGGGGCGGTTGTTCATCGCGACCGAGTTCGGCCGCCTCGACGTCGAGCCGTTCGAGATCGCGGTAATCCCGCGCGGCGTGCGCTTCTCGGTCGCGCTGCCCGACGGCAACGCGCGCGGCTATATCTGCGAGAACTTCGGCGCGCAGCTGCGCCTGCCCGACCTCGGTCCGATCGGCTCGAACGGGCTCGCGAACCCGCGCGACTTCCTGACGCCGCAGGCCGCGTACGAGGACCGCGAAGGCGCGTTCGAACTCGTCGCCAAGCTGAACGGCCGGCTGTGGCGCGCGGATATCGGCCACTCGCCGCTCGACGTCGTCGCGTGGCACGGCAACTACGCGCCGTACAAATACGACCTGCGCCTGTTCAACACGATCGGCTCGATCAGCTTCGACCATCCCGATCCGTCGATCTTCCTCGTGCTGCATTCGCAGACCGATACGCCGGGCGTCGACGCGATCGACTTCGTGATCTTCCCGCCGCGCTGGCTCGCGGCCGAGGATACGTTCCGTCCGCCCTGGTTCCATCGCAACGTCGCGAGCGAGTTCATGGGGCTCGTGCACGGCGCGTACGACGCGAAGGCCGAAGGCTTCGTGCCGGGCGGTGCGAGCCTGCACAACTGCATGTCGGGCCACGGGCCCGACGCGGACACGTTCGAGAAGGCGTCGGCGAGCGACACGTCGAAGCCGCACAAGGTCGACGACACGATGGCGTTCATGTTCGAAACCCGCACGCTGATCCGGCCGACGCGCTACGCGCTCGACACCGCGCAGCTGCAGGCGAACTACTTCGAATGCTGGCAAGGCATCAGGAAACACTTCAATCCGGAGCAACGATGA
- the fahA gene encoding fumarylacetoacetase, with amino-acid sequence MSDTQDWRATLDPARKSWLDTANDPACDFPIQNLPFGIFSDAKQPAHRAGVALGDQIVDLAALARAGLVTLPGGGDAFAAPTLNAFIALGRDAWRSVRVQLSALFSRENARLRDDAALRAQVLVAQRDATLHLPVEIPGYTDFYSSKEHATNVGSMFRDPKNALLPNWSEMPIGYNGRASSVVVSGTPVRRPNGQLKLPDQERPVFGACRKLDIELETGFIVGRGNALGEPIACEDAEAHIFGMVLLNDWSARDIQQWEYVPLGPFNAKTFATTISPWIVTLDALEPFRTAQPEQSPQPLAYLQHAGRHAFDIALEVTLRAEGAAQPTTICRTNFKHMYWTMAQQLAHHTVAGCNTRVGDLMGSGTISGPTRDSFGSLLELTWNGKEPLALSGGGSRTFIEDGDELTLAGWCQGDGYRVGFGHCAGKILPALKG; translated from the coding sequence ATGAGCGATACCCAAGACTGGCGCGCGACGCTCGACCCGGCTCGCAAGAGCTGGCTCGACACCGCGAACGATCCCGCCTGCGATTTTCCGATCCAGAACCTGCCGTTCGGGATCTTCAGCGATGCGAAGCAGCCGGCGCACCGCGCGGGCGTCGCGCTCGGCGACCAGATCGTCGATCTCGCCGCGCTCGCGCGTGCCGGCCTCGTGACGCTGCCGGGCGGCGGCGACGCGTTCGCCGCGCCGACGCTGAACGCGTTCATCGCGCTCGGCCGCGACGCGTGGCGCAGCGTGCGCGTGCAGCTGTCCGCGCTGTTCTCGCGCGAGAACGCGCGGCTGCGCGACGATGCGGCGCTGCGCGCGCAGGTGCTGGTCGCGCAGCGCGATGCGACGCTGCATCTGCCGGTCGAGATTCCCGGCTATACCGACTTCTATTCGTCGAAGGAGCACGCGACCAACGTCGGCTCGATGTTCCGCGATCCGAAGAACGCGCTGCTGCCGAACTGGTCGGAAATGCCGATCGGCTACAACGGCCGCGCGTCGTCGGTGGTCGTGAGCGGCACGCCGGTGCGGCGCCCGAACGGCCAGCTGAAGCTGCCCGACCAGGAGCGTCCGGTGTTCGGCGCGTGCCGCAAGCTCGACATCGAACTGGAGACGGGTTTCATCGTCGGCCGCGGCAATGCGCTCGGCGAGCCGATCGCGTGCGAGGACGCGGAAGCGCATATCTTCGGGATGGTGCTGCTCAACGACTGGAGCGCGCGCGACATCCAGCAGTGGGAATACGTGCCGCTCGGCCCGTTCAACGCGAAGACCTTCGCGACGACGATCTCGCCGTGGATCGTCACGCTCGATGCGCTCGAGCCGTTCCGCACCGCGCAGCCCGAGCAGTCGCCGCAGCCGCTCGCGTATCTGCAGCATGCGGGCCGGCATGCGTTCGACATCGCGCTCGAAGTGACGCTGCGCGCGGAAGGCGCAGCGCAGCCGACGACGATCTGCCGCACCAACTTCAAGCACATGTACTGGACGATGGCGCAGCAGCTCGCGCATCACACGGTTGCGGGCTGCAATACGCGGGTCGGCGACCTGATGGGCTCGGGCACGATCAGCGGGCCCACCCGCGATTCGTTCGGCAGCCTGCTGGAGCTGACGTGGAACGGCAAGGAACCGCTCGCGCTGAGCGGCGGCGGCAGCCGCACGTTCATCGAGGACGGCGACGAGCTGACGCTCGCCGGCTGGTGCCAGGGCGACGGCTATCGCGTCGGCTTCGGCCACTGCGCCGGCAAGATCCTGCCTGCATTGAAGGGGTGA
- a CDS encoding MFS transporter: MKAILNRDFLALILSVAVVGLGTGATLPLTALALTEAGHGTNVVGMLTAAQAGGGLAIVPFVTALARRIGARRAIVVSVVLLAAATALMQFTSSLIVWAVLRVLCGAVLMLLFTIGEAWVNQLADDSTRGRVVAIYATNFTLFQMAGPVLVSQIAGATGIRFALCGALFLLALPTLATIRRAPLAGDDAHHETHDHWLAVLPRMPALIIGTGFFALFDTLALSLLPLYAMDHGVASETAVLLASIMLFGDTAMQFPIGWLADKLGRERVHLGAGWIVLAGLPLLPFVVANPWLCWPLLFVLGAAAGSIYTLSLVACGERFRGTALVTASSLVSASWSAASFGGPLVAGALMEQLGSNALVGVLVACVAAFVAAALWERRAALQRAV, translated from the coding sequence ATGAAAGCCATCCTCAACCGTGATTTCCTTGCGCTCATCCTGAGCGTTGCGGTCGTCGGTCTCGGCACCGGCGCCACGCTGCCCCTCACCGCGCTCGCGCTGACCGAAGCCGGGCACGGCACCAACGTGGTCGGCATGCTGACGGCCGCGCAGGCCGGCGGCGGGCTCGCGATCGTGCCGTTCGTCACCGCGCTCGCGCGGCGCATCGGCGCGCGCCGCGCGATCGTCGTGTCGGTCGTGCTGCTCGCCGCCGCCACCGCGCTGATGCAGTTCACGTCGAGCCTGATCGTGTGGGCCGTGCTGCGCGTGCTGTGCGGCGCCGTGCTGATGCTGCTGTTTACGATCGGCGAAGCGTGGGTCAACCAGCTCGCCGACGATTCGACGCGCGGCCGCGTCGTCGCGATCTACGCGACCAACTTCACGCTGTTCCAGATGGCGGGCCCCGTGCTCGTCAGCCAGATCGCCGGCGCGACCGGCATTCGCTTCGCGCTGTGCGGCGCGCTGTTCCTGCTCGCGCTGCCGACGCTCGCGACGATCCGGCGCGCGCCGCTCGCCGGCGACGATGCGCATCACGAAACGCACGATCACTGGCTCGCCGTGCTGCCGCGCATGCCGGCGCTGATCATCGGCACCGGCTTCTTCGCGCTGTTCGACACGCTCGCGCTGTCGTTACTGCCGCTCTACGCGATGGATCATGGCGTCGCGAGCGAAACCGCCGTGCTGCTCGCGTCGATCATGCTGTTCGGCGACACCGCGATGCAGTTCCCGATCGGCTGGCTCGCGGACAAGCTCGGCCGCGAACGCGTGCATCTCGGCGCGGGCTGGATCGTGCTCGCCGGCCTGCCGCTGCTGCCGTTCGTCGTCGCGAATCCGTGGCTGTGCTGGCCGCTGCTGTTCGTGCTCGGCGCGGCCGCCGGCAGCATCTATACGCTGTCGCTCGTCGCATGCGGCGAGCGCTTCCGCGGCACGGCGCTCGTCACGGCCAGCTCGCTCGTGTCGGCGTCGTGGAGCGCCGCGAGCTTCGGCGGCCCGCTGGTCGCGGGCGCATTGATGGAGCAACTGGGCAGCAACGCGCTGGTCGGCGTGCTGGTCGCGTGTGTCGCCGCGTTCGTCGCCGCCGCGCTGTGGGAACGCCGCGCCGCGCTGCAGCGCGCGGTCTGA